ATCTCTCATTCCATTGAACAGAATGTTAAATTTCGCCGAGCAACTAGCAAATCAAAAATAAGCGTTATTCTTGCATAGCATAAAGAAGTCAGCGGTAGGCTGACTTCTTCCCTCTGAATGGTCTATATGCACGTTAGAATGCGAGCGTGCCATTGTCTACCACCTCTTTCATCACGAAGAAGGTGCGTATTTGTCTTACCCCAGGTAAAGAGATCAACTGGCTGGCATGAAGCTGGTTAAAATCAGCCATATCTTTGACGCGGATACGCAGGAAATAATCAAATTCTCCGGCTACCAATTGGCAATCAATAATCACAGGCATAGTAACAATGGCTTGCTCAAACTCTGCAAAGCTCTCTGGTGTAGAGCGATCAAGCACCACCCCCACAATGACCAAACTGGCTAAATCCACTTTATTGGGTGCAACGATAGCTCTTACTGACGTTATGGCGTCTGATTTGAATAACCGATCTAATCGGCGGTGACAGGTTGCAGGGCTAATATTCACTTTGTCAGCGAGCTCAGCATTCGACATGCGCCCATCTTGCTGGAGTAACCGTAGTAGCTTGTAGTCGATTTTATCTAGTGTATCTTCCATGAAATTTTCTTTTATTTATTTATGAATTTTTGATTTATTATTTAATTTAACTCTAAATAGTAAAATTAATATATAGAAATAAGTTTAAATTAGAAAGCACATTTCACTCACAATTAAGTAACCTTTGTGTATCGAAATCGCAATAGTGCCACTCGCTAAAACTGAGCTGAGTATAAGGAGATACACAATGAATCTAGATAAATTTGAACGTTACCCTTTAACGTTTGGACCAACGCCGATAGAGAAGCTAAGCAACCTTTCTGAATTCTTGGGCGGGGATGTCGACATCTATGCGAAACGCGAAGACTGTAACTGTGGTCTAGCATTTGGTGGTAACAAAATTCGCAAACTGGAATACATTGTGCCAGATGCAATTGCCAGTGGTGCTGATACGCTCGTATCTATCGGTGGTGTGCAATCAAACCACACCCGTATGGTAGCGGCTGTCGCGGCAAAAATTGGCATGAAATGCCGCTTAGTTCAAGAAAGCTGGGTACCATTCCAAGATGCGGTTTATGACCGTGTAGGTAACATTTTGATGAGCCGTGTTATGGGCGCTAAAGTTGAACTCATTGATGAAGGCTTTGATATCGGCATTCGTGAAAGCTGGGAAAACGCACTAAAAGATGTAGAAGAGAAAGGTGGCAAGCCATATCCAATTCCAGCTGGCGCTTCTGAACACAAATTTGGCGCTGTTGGTTATGTTAACTTCGCAGAAGAAGTAAGACAGCAAGAAGAAGAGTTGGGTTTCAAATTTGATTACATTGTTGTGTGTACAGTAACGGGATCAACCATGGCTGGCATGGTCGTTGGTTTTGCAGCTGATGGTCGCGCACGTAACGTGATTGGTATCGATGCCTCTGCAACGCCAGAACAAAACCATGCGCAAGTATTACGTATCGCGCAAAATACGGCTGACCTTGTCGAACTAAATCAAGAGATCACCAAAGAAGACGTTGTCATCATCGATGATTACGCTTACCCAGCGTATGGTGTGCCATCGGATGAAACAGTAGAAGCGATCAGAATCTCTGCTCGTACTGAAGCCATGATGACAGATCCTGTTTACGAAGGTAAATCGATGCAAGGTTTGATTGATTTAACGAAGAAAGGCTATTTCCCGAAAGGCTCTAAAGTTCTTTATGTTCACTTAGGTGGTGTACCTGCTATTAACGCCTACAGCTACATTTTCCGCAACGGTTAAGTCCTGAGTGATAACAAACCCTGTTAGCTCCCACTAGTGGGAGCTTTTGGCTTGGTAACGTATCTAGCGTATACGTTACCAAGTCTCCACCCCATTTTAGGTGGAAGGCATTTCTCAGTATGTATCCCAGAGAGTGCCTTTCTTTTCGTTAAGAATATGCGACTTATTCTTGAACTAACGCCGCGCCGCGTAACGTTAAACCACACAGCATCAATGGCATGGCATTGAATATTTCTTCAAACTGTTCGAGTCCTTCAATACCTTGCTCACTCAATGTTGCCACTGACGTTTCTGGGTCATATAACATGCTTAGAGAAAGTAAAACGCCACCCAATAACGCATTATCTTCACTTTCTGGCGGCATAATGGTTTCCCAATCATCGCGAGTCAGTTGCCAACCTTGCAGTACGCCTTCACAAAAATCACGCGCTTGTTCATTAACGATTTCTTGATCGTCTAACGCATAACCATCTGGCCAAGCCCACTGATTATCTAATAAAGCAGGGCGGAAATGATTCCACATCGCAATAATCTGTTCTAGATAGTTTTCTAATTGCTCACCATCACTAAATGGCGCGACTTCCTCACCGCCCCATAAATAAGGCAACCATTCTTCTGGTGGTAACACATTAGGTGAGCAGGCCATAGCAGTCACAAAGCCAGTAGTTTTTGCTTCATTGAGCAATTTGTTTTCTAACTCAGGTTGAGCAAGCAATTCTTGAAGGGTCAAAATACCATCCCATTTATTCTAGTTACGGTCGGGGTCTAGTTTACCGTTAAAGCTCTCTGTTTGGCGAATATTTCTCAGACGACATGATAGATATGACGATTAAGTGTCCATTTCATACCCCAAATATCGTGCTTTTATCCTTACTTTTTAAAGTAGTTTGAGCTGCTATTTTTTCAGTAAAAAATGGTGGAATATCGACACTTTATATCTAAATTTGAAATAAAAAACTACAAAAGCTATGTTCTAATAGCGCCAATAACTAGTATTAAGTTATAAACCTAGTGTTCTGTTTTGCAATAAGCACTTAATTGTAGTGATTCATGTTATTTGGTGAGGAAGTTAATGAAAACTCGTGGCCCTTTTTGTATCCGCAACGCTGCCGCTGATACATTCGCAATGGTCGTGTTTTGCTTTATTTCAGGAATGATTGTCGAAATTTTTATTTCGGGTATGACATTTGAACAGTCATTAGCTTCACGAACGCTCTCTATCCCGGTGAACATTGCCATTGCTTGGCCTTATGGTGTGTTCCGAGATTTTGTGCTGCGTCAGAG
This DNA window, taken from Vibrio nitrifigilis, encodes the following:
- a CDS encoding 1-aminocyclopropane-1-carboxylate deaminase, with protein sequence MNLDKFERYPLTFGPTPIEKLSNLSEFLGGDVDIYAKREDCNCGLAFGGNKIRKLEYIVPDAIASGADTLVSIGGVQSNHTRMVAAVAAKIGMKCRLVQESWVPFQDAVYDRVGNILMSRVMGAKVELIDEGFDIGIRESWENALKDVEEKGGKPYPIPAGASEHKFGAVGYVNFAEEVRQQEEELGFKFDYIVVCTVTGSTMAGMVVGFAADGRARNVIGIDASATPEQNHAQVLRIAQNTADLVELNQEITKEDVVIIDDYAYPAYGVPSDETVEAIRISARTEAMMTDPVYEGKSMQGLIDLTKKGYFPKGSKVLYVHLGGVPAINAYSYIFRNG
- a CDS encoding UPF0149 family protein, translating into MTLQELLAQPELENKLLNEAKTTGFVTAMACSPNVLPPEEWLPYLWGGEEVAPFSDGEQLENYLEQIIAMWNHFRPALLDNQWAWPDGYALDDQEIVNEQARDFCEGVLQGWQLTRDDWETIMPPESEDNALLGGVLLSLSMLYDPETSVATLSEQGIEGLEQFEEIFNAMPLMLCGLTLRGAALVQE
- a CDS encoding Lrp/AsnC family transcriptional regulator, producing MEDTLDKIDYKLLRLLQQDGRMSNAELADKVNISPATCHRRLDRLFKSDAITSVRAIVAPNKVDLASLVIVGVVLDRSTPESFAEFEQAIVTMPVIIDCQLVAGEFDYFLRIRVKDMADFNQLHASQLISLPGVRQIRTFFVMKEVVDNGTLAF